A region of the Perognathus longimembris pacificus isolate PPM17 chromosome 7, ASM2315922v1, whole genome shotgun sequence genome:
attttagaatTTGAAACTTAATTAgccctttttaaagaattatgtgatatagccaggtgccagtggctcatgcctataatcctaactatttgggaggctgagatctaaggatcacagttaaaaagcagcccaggcaagaaagtccatgcaactcttatatctccagtaaactactcaaaaaagccagaagtggaagttgtgctgtggcttaagtggtaaagggctagccttgagcaaaagaagctcagagacagtgcccaggctctgagttcaagtcccaggttcagcaaaacaaaaaaagaaaaagaaacatgtgaTGTAGCCTATATGCTAGAATCTATATGTACTTTGAATGGCAGAAAATCCCACACTGATAGTGGCCTAAAGTAGATTGAAATGTTTCTCCTTTTGTATGTAGGAGTATACTCTAAGGAAATAGGCCCAGTTGTTTTATTGGCTCTCTATGTCAGAAACCTAAGTTACTTTTATCTGCCATTAGTGCTTCTCTTCCATTCCATATTCTTCCACCTAACTATTATAATCCTAGATAAAATGTTTCTATTCCATGTAGCAAGATGGGATCTGTGTGGGTAAAGCCTCACTGTGATACACTTTTCCATttttacacatatacatgtagccACAGTGCTCCAAATGAAGCGAGGAAATATGTTCCTTATTATAGGTGACTTTAATTAGGAAGCAGGTGTTCTGACTGGGTGTCATAGCACATTGCTGTAATCTCAACAATTGGGAGGCAATGGTAGGATTGTAAATTCAGTTCAACTagagctacatagtgaaaccctgtctctaAAACCAGAGTTTAAGGAATGTAATTATAGATTAAATAGAAACATCCAGTGTTCTTGTTCAAATTGTATCTAATCCAGTCTTGCCAGTTGAGACAAGTAGGATCTAAATGTAACTTGCATGAAGAAAAATTTAAGATGTTTTACAATTCTATttgcctaagcttttttttttttttaaatgatgttttgGTTTGCAGTTGAGACAGAATCTTAATTACgtagcctaggctgacctcaaactttcaATCTTGTTTGTCTTCTGGagtgctgggatcataggcatgcTCTAAGAAGTTTAAAGCTAAAATATCTTATTGATGGGCACTAATATAATCTCCCTTTATACAAAAAttgtttccctcccccccttacaGGCACAAGATGCTGGCCTCGGGGTGTCAATTTTACTATGTGTCAGAGCTCTTCAACTCAGATCAAGtgaagatgaggaaatgaaagcatCAGTTTGCAAAACAATTTCCTGCCTTTTACCAGAAGATTTAGAAGTTAGAAGAGCCTGTCAACTTACAGAATTCCTAATTGAACCCAGTTTGGATGGCTTTAATATGTTGGAAGAACTGTATTTGCAACCAGATCAAAAATTTGATGAAGAAAATGCACCAGTTCCAAATTCTCTTCGGTGTGAGCTCTTACTAGCTTTAAAAGCCCACTGGCCTTTTGACCCTGAATTTTGGGACTGGAAAACTTTAAAACGACACTGCCACCAACTTCTAGGTCAAGAAGCCTCAGATTCTGATGATGATTTAAGTGGCTTTGAAATGTCTATTAATGACACGGatgttttggagtcatttttcagTGACTATGATGAAGGTAAAGAAGATAAGCAATATAGAAGAAGAGATCTGGCAGATCAACATAaggagaaaagagacaaaaaaccCATTGGTTCTTCAGAAAGATACCAGAGGTGGCTTCAAtataagtttttctgtttattgtgtaaACGGGAATGTATAGAAGCCAGAATTCTTCATCATTCTAAAATGCATATGGAAGATGGAATTTATACCTGTCCAGTTTGCATTAgaaaatttaagagaaaagaaGTATTTGTTCCTCATGTGATGGAACACGTTAAAATGCCACCAAGTAGAAGGGACCGCTCTAGAAAGAAATTACTGTTGAAAGGCTCTCAAAAGAGTATTTGTCCAAAGAGCCCCTCTTCAAACTTGGAACAAAATCAGTcattgagtgaagaagctaaaggaGAGTCTCATGAATATGTCACATTCAGCAAATTAGAAGATTGCCACCTGCAAGATCGGGATTTATACCCTTGTCCTGGTACTGACTGTTCCCGTGTGTTTAAACAATTTAAGTACTTAAGTGTGCATCTGAAAGCTGAACAccaaaataatgatgaaaatgcCAAGCATTACTTGGATAtgaaaaacagaagagagaagTGTACTTACTGTCGGCGACATTTTATGTCTGCATTTCATCTGCGAGAACATGAACAGGTGCATTGTGGTCCTCAAccttatatgtgtgtgtctatagaTTGCTATGCTAGGTTTGGATCAGTGAATGAACTACTTaatcacaaacaaaaacatgatgaTCTTCGTTATAAATGTGAGTTAAATGGCTGTAATATCGTTTTCAGTGACTTGGGACAGCTCTACCACCACGAAGCACAACATTTTAGGGATGCATCTTACACATGTAACTTTCTGGGCTGTAAAAAGTTCTATTATTCCAAAATTGAATACCAGAAGCACCTCTTAATGCATAATGTTGAAAACTCAGGTGGAGACATAAAGAAATCAGTGAAACTTGAGGAGCCTGAAGTAGGTGAAAAGCAAGATTGTGTTGACCAGCCCCATGTACTTGACCAAATCAATAAATCACATTTACCTGAGGATCTTTTCTGTGCAGGACCAGCTGGTTCGCAAGTGGATGCTACAGAAAACCTGAAAGAAAACAGTGACAGTAATTCTAGTGACCAGTTAAGTCATAGCTCTTCGGCTTCTATGAATGAAGAGTTGATTGACACACTAGATCACTCTGAAACTATGCAGGATATATTACTATCTCATGAGAAAGTTTTTGTGTCCtctagtttaaaagaaaaatgttccgATATGGCAGTTTGTTTTGATGGGACAAAGTTTACCTGTGGTTTTGATGGTTGTGGTTCCACGTACAAAAATGCAAGAGGAATGCAGAAACATCTACGGAAGGTACATCCATATCATTTCaaactcaaaaagataaagacaaaAGACTTCTTTCCCTGTTTGGGTAATCAAACAACTGACACGTTTGATACAGAACCTAAGCCCTGCTCAGATACAAACAGTGACTCCCCAGATGAAGGTCTTGATCAGAATATTCACACTAAATGTAAACGAGAACATCAGGGTTATTCTTCAGAGGCCTCCATTTGTGCTTCTAAAAGGCCATGTACTGAGGATACCATGTTGGAACTTCTGTTACGCTTGAAACATTTAAGCTTGAAAAATTCAATAGCGCATGGATCTTTCTCAGGGTCATTGCAGGGGTACCCATCCAGTGGTGCTAAGTCTCTTCAATCAGTTTCGTCTACTATCTCAGATCTTAATTTtcaaaatcaagaagaaaatatgCCAAGTCAGTACCTTGCACAATTGGCAGCTAAGCCTTTTTTCTGTGAGCTTCAAGGATGCAAATATGAATTTGTAACTAGAGAAGCTTTGTTAATGCATTACCTTAAGAAGCATAATTATTCAAAAGAAAAAGTCCTCCAGTTAACCATGTTTCAACATCGATATTCCCCATTCCGGTGTCATATTTGCCAAAGGTCATTTACACGAAAAACGCACCTTAGGAtccattataaaaataaacatcaaattgGCAGTGACAGGGCAACTCACAAACTGTTAGACAATGAAAAATGTGATCATGAAGGGCCATGCTCAGTAGACATATTGAAAGATGATTGTTCTGCACAATTTGGAGGTGATCCCAGCAGTAATTCTGAGAAAACACAGTGTCATTCTAAAAATGAATGCAGTTCAGAAACAGATTTGGAGTCATCTTGCGAAGAGACAGAAAGCAAAACATCTGATATTTCATCACCAACCGGCAGCcatagagaaggagaaggaagagaggggcgAGGCAGCAGGCGAACTGTTGCTAAAGGAAATCTGTGCTATATTTTGAATAAGTACCACAAACCATTCCATTGCATCCATAAAACTTGCAACTCCTCATTCACCAACCTAAAAGGCTTGATTCGCCATTATAGAACTGTACATCAATACAACAAAGAACAGTTATGTTTAGAGAAGGACAAAGCAAGAACCAAAAGGGAACTTGTAAAATGTAAAAAGATATTTGCTTGCAAATATAAAGAATGTAATAAACGCTTCTTGTGTTCCAAAGCTCTTGCTAAACACTGTAGTGACTCTCATAACCTAGATCAAATTGAAGAACCTAAAATACTTTCTGAAGCTGAGTCTACAGCAAGATTTTCGTGTAACCAGCCTCAGTGCCCTGCTGTGTTTTATACCTTCAGCAAGTTGAAACACCACCTGATGGAACAGCATAATATTGAAGGAGAAATACATTCAGATTATGAAATCCATTGTGATTTTAATGGCTGTGGCCAGATCTTTACTCATCGCAGTAATTACTCACAACATGTCTATTACCGACATAGGGACTATTACGATGACCTGTTTAGAAGCCAGAAAGTAGCAAATGAAAGGCTACTAAGGAGTGAAAAGGTGTATCAAACAGCTCACACTCAGGTGCATGAACATCAGACTAACAGGAGGTCATTTAATGCTAAAACTAAAAAATATGGCttaatcaaagaaaagaaaggtccaATTACTTTTAAAACGAGAGCAGAAGCCCTCCATATGTGTGTAGAGCACTCTGAGCACACACAGTACCCCTGCATGGTTCAAGGATGCTTATCTGTGGTGAAATTGGAGAGCAGCATAGTGAGGCATTACAAACGCACCCATCAGATGAGCAGTAACTATTTAGAGCAACAGATGGAAAaccttgttgtttgtgttaagtaCGGTACAAAAATTAAGGAGGAGCCACTTTCTGAAGCAGAGCCCtgtataaagaaagaagaaactacAAGCTATGAATCAGAACACACACAGCATGGTCATTCCCCGGGTAGCAGTAATGCAGCTCTCCAGAACACTGATTCCTGCCATCCAAGTGAAAGGGATGGAGGTCAGAAAGAGTGTACAGAAAACAATCCAGTTTTTGATGCAAACACACTACTCTACAGGGGAACTTTAAAATGTAACCATAGTTCAGAAACCACTTCTTTGGAACAATGTAATATAGTTCAGCCTCTTCCCTGTAAAGTAGAAAATTCCATACCTAATCCCAGTGCAACTGAAAATGGGAATTATTTCACGAATTTCCAGCTGCCTCTGCCAAGGATCAAAGAAGAACCTGGGCAGCATAATTCAAGTCAAGAAAACACTGTAAAAAATTCAACCCATGTCCCAAAAGAGAATTTTAGGAAGCCCTCACAATCCAGGTCATTTGATTTGAAGGCTTACAAACCTATGGGATTTGAATCTTCGTTTCTGAAATTTATTCAGGaaagtgaagaaaaagaagatgattCTGATGATTGGGAGACTTCAGAGCACTTAACATTGAGCGATTCTTCACAGCCCAGTAATGACTTAGCAGGGAGTGTTGTGGCAAATGACAATGACCCTGAAGTTGACATACCTCATTCTTCCAGTGACTCTGCAATTCATGAGAACCTGACTGCAATCCCACCTTTAATAGTAGCTGAAACAGCAACAGTTCCTTCCTTAGAAAACCTAAGGGTTGTGTTGGACAAAGCATTAACAGACTGTGGAGAGCTTGCCTTAAAACAGCTTCATTATCTTCGGCCAGTGGTTGTCCTTGAAAGATCTAAGTTTTCTGCTCCAATTTTAGACTTATTTCCAACAAAAAAGACAGATGAGCTTTGTGTAGGGAGTTCCTAAATAACAGTTTTGCTTTAGAAACAGACTGGCTCCAACACTGGGGACAATTGCCAACATGAACAAAGGCTGAGAACCAGCCACACTTGTTTAGGTAGAATAGGCTGTGTATTTACATGAATGTATAATATCTATGTCAGCAGTATTGGCTGAGTCCATTAGCTCTCCAGTTGGTTTACtgattgggttttttgtttgtttattaaaaagaaatggaactGTACTCTTGTTTGGTGCTAATTAATACATCAAAATATACTGGGGCTtcctttttcaaataaatgtgCATGATTGTATATGGAACAGATACTAAGATCCCAGGGTGGGAGGGCTAGGGAAGGGATAAGGAGTTCTCACTTGACTTGAATGTGCACCTGAGGGTGCTTTGTGTAATATATTGTACACTACAGCATCTTATATTTTTTGAGTTGAGTTTCAATAAATGACAATTTTTCACCCATTTTATGTTTACTCAAAAGGAGTTTTCATACTACATGTAAACTGGAATTGAACATGTATTTTCTGGAGTGTGTGTTCATATTttattccagtaatttttatGTTAACCAAACTATTCAAAtcaaaggtggtttttttttttttttggtaacatttGTCTTGAAATTTTGtagaaagaaaattctgaaatTGACTTTTTAGCCTCAGTGTTCAAGATAGTGCCTAAAGAAGGTAGTTCAGAAGTTGGTCCATTAGACAGGAAGAGGGTATGCCAAGCAGAACATGAAGGGCAGAGCAGACTCAGGCATGTTTTTTAGGGAACTACAAATAATTTGATATGCTGGCAATAATGGGATAAAACTATCACACAGATAAACAGgagcccttggggctgggaatatggcctagtggtaagagtgcttgcctcgtatacatgaagccctgggttcaattcctcagcaccacatatacagaaaaaagctggaagtggcgctgtggctcaagtggtagagtgctagccttgagcaaaaagaagccagggacagtgctcaggccctgagtccaagccccagaactggccaaaaaaaaaaaaagataaacaggaGCCCATGAGCTTATGTAAACTAATGAGTTTGGTCTTAAGTCTATAAGCAACTGAGAGCATTTGATGTTAAGCATAATAATACACTCAACTTAGATAACCCGAAATGTCTAGTATGAGACTATTGAAGTAGTTGAGGCATACTTGGTAAGGCTGTGCTGAGAGTTACATCAGAGGGAATGTAGATGAACCCAGATACATAAGGAGCCAGGAAAGAGGAGTAGATGTTTGGGAAGATGGAAAGCCAAAATGAGGTTGgtctctgttaagtttcagtggGCTATGGAAAATCTATAATGTCTGTAGTGACAAGAATAAGAATGTGCTGTTTGTTACACATGGTTTTGACCAAGTGTGGTCAAATTTTGTACTTGCTTGCCAGTGATACACCTTTCTGTACAGAAGTAAagttgccttgctgagacaaaaaaaattacaaaaatatttaattcccACTTAGACAGTATGCAACTCAGTTGATATGGAGAAATTATGTGTGATCTGGTATTTCCCTACTTTATAAGTTTGTGAGAATATGCTTCCCACAAAGCAGGTGATACCTAAACAAGATAATgttagggcctgggaatatggcctagtggtagagtgcttgcctggtatacatgaagccctggattcctctgtaccacatatatagaaaatggccagaagtggctctgtggttcaagaggcagagtgctagccttgagcaaaaagaagcaaggacagtgcctcaggcacagagttcaaactccacgactggccaaaaaaaaaaaaaaaaaatatatatatatatatatatatatatatatatatatatcttaattttttgcctgtactgagatttttaacttagggccttgtgattGGAGTGCTCACTTGGCCTACTCAGCTTGCTCCccctggtactttaccacttgagccatgctgtcgttctggctttttgctggttattttgaagattatGCCTTGAActttccaggctagcttcaaaccttggtcctctaatctcagccttctgagtagctgggattataggcatgagccactggtgtccagctatgTGCTTGTTaaatgatacattttttaaaatagttaaatttttaaaaatttgtattcatTAAAAGGTGGCATGACTTTATTGGAAGTTAGGCAGCTTTGTGGGAAAAGTTAAACTTCCATAGTGCCATACTAAACTCTATCCTGAACATTCATGGTTTGGGTTTTTGCTTAAAACTGACATTCTACTttcagccatatctccacttccagctctctgTTGTGTTGGAGATCAGTGTCTTAGATTTGTttgcatgggctggttttgaaccaagatcctcagatctcagccttctggcttGAGCCACATTCACCTGACACATTCATGGTTTTTCCTCAGAACCATGTAGCTGCAGATATTAAGActactgtgggctgggaatatggcctagtggcaagagtgcttgcctcctacacatgaagctctcggttcgattccccagcaccacatatatggaaaacggccagaaggggcgctgtggctcaggtggcagagtgctagccttgagcgggaagaagccagggacagtgctcaggccctgagtccaaggcccaggactggcaaaaaaaaaaaaaaagactactgtaTTTGTGGAGAATGGTCTGTTGTTTGGGATACTGTCTCATTTTGTTACCTAGACTGGCCTCCAACTTGTGATTCTCTTGCCATAACTTTCTTGGTAAGTGTGCTGACACCCTTACTGGGAAAGGAAAGCTTGCTTCGTGTGATTCAGAAAATTGTTGCTCTGCTTCCTACCACAAAGTAAACTAATGCATCCAGGCATACAGTACTGTCTTATAGCCTGTAGTGTTGTGCTAGGTCTAGAAAGCCTACTCTATTCTGACATGCTTGGTCTGCACCTGCAGGAGTGACACTGTATTTGGAGGTCTGAACCCATTTGAGGAAGGGATGGGCCTAATGGTAGGTATAGCTCAGTGCTGGGGCATGAGGCCCTTTGTTCAATCCTTAGCACCAGAAAAACCTATTAGTATTTGACATGTAGTCTGGGGGAAAAGTCCCAAGAAAGTTACTTAAATAATAAGCCAAATATTTACTAAGCACATACCATCTGCTAGCCTGAGGATGATGAGTGTTGAAAGACTTGTTCATTTTCCCAAGAGTCTAGTAGCAAAGACACAAACAGTACAGATAGTTAAGTAAAAGTTATGCCCCAAATGCTCTGACAATAACGACAAGCATAAACAAAAGCGAGATGAATGCTTCTGTGAGAAAATGTTTAAACAAATCTGGAGTAGCAGTAGGAGTTAGCCAGGTAAGGAAAGGGAAATTGTATTGCAGTACAACATCGTGCATTGGTAACTTGGAGCAAACTGCTATAGCTGGAGTTGGAAGAATCaatagaggggaaggagggaagaatgagAAGGTAAAGAGGGACCATGTACTTAGTGTCCTGCAACTCCGTTCTAAATTAAGATTTTGTTTGTGCTATGCAGTGGTGGCTCTTTTACACAAATTAACAAATTTCATTACAGCTCTGCAAAAAGCCATCTAAAGAAcagtttgccaggcactggtgcctcatgcctgtaatcccagctactcaggagactaagatctgaggatcatagttcaaagccagcctgggcaggaaagtccttgagattccaatgaaccaccagaaacctgaagtggagctatgactggtaggcagtactagccttgagcacaaagtcttatacacagtacccaggccccaagttcaagccccattaccaatcagaaaaaataaaattcggggctggggatatagcctagtggcaagagtgcctgcctcggatacacgaggccctaggttcgattccccagcaccacatatacagaaaacggccagaagcggcgctgtggctcaagtggcagagtgctagccttgagcgggaagaagccagggacagtgctcaggccctgagtccaaggcccaggactggccaaaaaaaaaaaaaaaaagaaaagaaaaaataaaattcatttcagtGGCAACAAAGCATGAAGTTAGTAAGTCCTAATGATATGATACAGAGAATTTCTTCGTGGTAGTGATGTGTGTGGGTGATACCACTAAAGAAGGGCTGAAATTCCTGCATTGACAGTAGTGGTAAATTCATTATTGAAAGTTCAGGTATTCAAAAGAATCAAAAACGTTGGATTATTTTGAAGCACACTGTACTTATAGATTCACAATATCatgtgtggctgggaatatggcctagtagtgcttgccttgtatacacgaagccctgggttcacttcctcagcaccacatatatagaaaagcccagaagtggctcaatgtctcaagtggcagagtgctagccttgagcaaaaagaagccagggacagtgctcaggccctgagtccaagccccagaattggcaaaaaaaacaaaaacaaaaacaaaaacataactatATGTATTTGGTCTTAACTGCCCTTAGTAATAATTGCCCTTATCTGTATGTGTGGCACATGTTGATTTGAGATAGGTTTCattgtatagcccaggctggactcaaaatCACAAACCTTACCTGGGTTTACAGGTATGCTGGCATAGCTCTTTTACACAAATTAACAAATTTCATTACAGCTCTCCAGAAAGAGCCATCTAAAGAACAgtttgccaggcgctggtggctcatgcctgtaatcctagctactcaggagactgagatctgaggatcacagttcagagccatcccaggcaggaaagtccataagactctatctccaattagccaccagaaaactggatgtggtgctg
Encoded here:
- the Rlf gene encoding zinc finger protein Rlf, whose translation is MADGKGDAAVAAAAAVAAAAAVATEAEAEAPAVAGTGDGTGTEAMVRGHRPTSPAPGAPGLRPCLWQLETELREQEVSEVSSLNYCRSFCQTLLQYASNKNASEHIVYLLEVYRLAIQSFASARPFLTTECEDVLLVLGRLVLSCFELLLSVSESELPCEVWVPFLQSLQESHDALLEFGNNNLQILVHVTKEGVWKNPVLLKILSQQPVEMEEVNKLIAQEGPSFLQMRIKHLLKSNCIPQATSLSKLCAESKEIAHVSSFQQAYITCLCSMLPSEDAIKEIAKVDCKEILDIICNLESEGQDNTAFVLCTTYLTQQLQTASVYCSWELTLFWSKLQRRIDTSLDTFLERCRQFGVIAKTQQHLFCLIRVIQTEAQDAGLGVSILLCVRALQLRSSEDEEMKASVCKTISCLLPEDLEVRRACQLTEFLIEPSLDGFNMLEELYLQPDQKFDEENAPVPNSLRCELLLALKAHWPFDPEFWDWKTLKRHCHQLLGQEASDSDDDLSGFEMSINDTDVLESFFSDYDEGKEDKQYRRRDLADQHKEKRDKKPIGSSERYQRWLQYKFFCLLCKRECIEARILHHSKMHMEDGIYTCPVCIRKFKRKEVFVPHVMEHVKMPPSRRDRSRKKLLLKGSQKSICPKSPSSNLEQNQSLSEEAKGESHEYVTFSKLEDCHLQDRDLYPCPGTDCSRVFKQFKYLSVHLKAEHQNNDENAKHYLDMKNRREKCTYCRRHFMSAFHLREHEQVHCGPQPYMCVSIDCYARFGSVNELLNHKQKHDDLRYKCELNGCNIVFSDLGQLYHHEAQHFRDASYTCNFLGCKKFYYSKIEYQKHLLMHNVENSGGDIKKSVKLEEPEVGEKQDCVDQPHVLDQINKSHLPEDLFCAGPAGSQVDATENLKENSDSNSSDQLSHSSSASMNEELIDTLDHSETMQDILLSHEKVFVSSSLKEKCSDMAVCFDGTKFTCGFDGCGSTYKNARGMQKHLRKVHPYHFKLKKIKTKDFFPCLGNQTTDTFDTEPKPCSDTNSDSPDEGLDQNIHTKCKREHQGYSSEASICASKRPCTEDTMLELLLRLKHLSLKNSIAHGSFSGSLQGYPSSGAKSLQSVSSTISDLNFQNQEENMPSQYLAQLAAKPFFCELQGCKYEFVTREALLMHYLKKHNYSKEKVLQLTMFQHRYSPFRCHICQRSFTRKTHLRIHYKNKHQIGSDRATHKLLDNEKCDHEGPCSVDILKDDCSAQFGGDPSSNSEKTQCHSKNECSSETDLESSCEETESKTSDISSPTGSHREGEGREGRGSRRTVAKGNLCYILNKYHKPFHCIHKTCNSSFTNLKGLIRHYRTVHQYNKEQLCLEKDKARTKRELVKCKKIFACKYKECNKRFLCSKALAKHCSDSHNLDQIEEPKILSEAESTARFSCNQPQCPAVFYTFSKLKHHLMEQHNIEGEIHSDYEIHCDFNGCGQIFTHRSNYSQHVYYRHRDYYDDLFRSQKVANERLLRSEKVYQTAHTQVHEHQTNRRSFNAKTKKYGLIKEKKGPITFKTRAEALHMCVEHSEHTQYPCMVQGCLSVVKLESSIVRHYKRTHQMSSNYLEQQMENLVVCVKYGTKIKEEPLSEAEPCIKKEETTSYESEHTQHGHSPGSSNAALQNTDSCHPSERDGGQKECTENNPVFDANTLLYRGTLKCNHSSETTSLEQCNIVQPLPCKVENSIPNPSATENGNYFTNFQLPLPRIKEEPGQHNSSQENTVKNSTHVPKENFRKPSQSRSFDLKAYKPMGFESSFLKFIQESEEKEDDSDDWETSEHLTLSDSSQPSNDLAGSVVANDNDPEVDIPHSSSDSAIHENLTAIPPLIVAETATVPSLENLRVVLDKALTDCGELALKQLHYLRPVVVLERSKFSAPILDLFPTKKTDELCVGSS